The Bacillus rossius redtenbacheri isolate Brsri chromosome 5, Brsri_v3, whole genome shotgun sequence region CTTTCACATTtaaatgaatacttttttttattattatttaccaaACTGTTCTTAAGTGTATTTTCTCATAgcctatgttttaaatttttgatttaataaaaaacaagTTCTTGTATCAATAAAGTTTCACAAGGCAAATAACCCAGTTCTCGGGTGCTTCAAAGTGAATGTCACATTTTTTAATGACATTTGGCTTCGAGGAAACATTAGGATTGGCTACACACAGAATCGTGCATATGAAAGTTGAAAGTTAGCCAACTTATAAAGCTACATACTATGTCTTGGCAACAGTTATTGTTAAGCGTTATTGTATAACCGTGTAAAACAAAGTTTTCATCTCTGTTATTTCCACTGTAGCACTTCCTTAAGTTTAATTTAAAGTGTTTTGAAAGATGTGTACGTATGTTCTGCTTGTCTCGTAGTTGTTGCATTGTGAATACATTTATGTGCAGTTTCTCAACCTTCAACATTGTAAGCCAAGAGTGCATTAAGAGGGCCTGTGTGTTTTAAGAGTAAGTACACCAGCTGACAAACATGCATTTATTGTGCCAAAtgtacatttcaattttttttgtataacatttaaacataaaacttctgTATATCAGTAAAAACACATGGTTTGCATATAATATGTATCACactaatcatattttaaaaatctaagtaaattgtaaaattacaatggtaacaaattaggttttttttcttttcaattctTGATATTTATTAACCTGCTACCAGCTGTGCAGTGAATTAGTTGGTTAGAAATATCCACATGTAAAAAAAGTGGTAAAATGGCACAAAGGTGTGCTGAACAccacattaaaaattacattttaatatttagtaataatatGGCCAATATTCGTAAAACCGTATAAATAGTTGCAAGTCAAATAATTGTCCTTTTTATTTGTTATTGAGATAACTTTGTGATCAAGATGCCCGTAAGTACCATGGCTTTTTGCGAGGCTTATCATTGGTCAACGTGCCAATTGCTGTGTAATATTTGGGCCAATGAAACAACTGCAAGGCTTCTGTATCTAGGGCATGTATTAATGGAAGGGACTGGAGAAACGTGCATTTTAAATCACCTCTAGGATTGACCTTAGAGTCCTGTGCGTGCTGTGGCATATGTCTGCTGTCCGTTGGCTGCTGTCTGGAGAGCTGTCTTTCCTCGATCAGGGTCGGCAGACCGCGGCTGTCTGCTCCACAACTCACTGCATTGCCGCAGTGCCGCCCACCGCACTCGCCCACGGGCTCTtcgtattttaataattaattaattaaaaccatTTAGGTTTTCTGGTTTTATCAGTACATCTTTACTAgtgaatacaatttttattttacatatacgTGTTTTAAgaagcctttatttttaagacttaatgttgaatttgtgaataaaatattttacttttatcttctttttttattacCTTAAAATTCCATATAGAAACAGAGCTCTCAATTGtctacaaaaaatttgaaaatctgtttacttaatatttagcTCGTCTCACTCGAAAGTCTGCCCGACTCCTGTCCTAAGTGGTCGTGATTCCTTCTCTTATGTTTTCTGCCACCAGTTGCGTCCCTCGCGCTCGGGTGTTTCCGTGCCACCTGGTGGCAGCACTGTGCTGCTGGTGTTTATCTTTACCGTTGgatttcatttcagtacagcCTACAGTGTTTACAGTTTTACAACGGGTTACATTTCACATCTATATTTCCGTAATGATGTTGTGGAGAAGATTTATGCTTAtcgttttttaaaaactattgtaCTATAatacatattgatttttttgttgGTATTTCCATTGAAACTACattgacgttcgataatccgGCAAAGTCACTAACCTGGCATAGCAGTGGTCCAGGACTTGTCGAATTACAGACCTTTCACTGTGTTGGGTTCCCACAACTGTCAAAACAGGGCCAAATGTTTTTGGAAGGCACTGTATTTTCACTGACCTTGATATTGTGTGATGGTAGTTATGAGACAACTACTTTTAtcacattcatttttttaataccttttaTCTTGGTTTTGTTTTTACATTTGGTGTTATTTTTCTCATAGTTAAGTTATTAGTATAAGCACCATTTTCTGCTGACATCcatgtacattttgtttttttaataaatttttatataattcagTATCTACATAATTCTTTAAATTTGGAATTAACAGAAAGGGtcagtttttttaataacatggaaTATGCAGATATTATGTAGTAAATGGTTACGAATAGTTTTTTTTGGATATTGCAAGGATGTGCTATATCTATATGCTATATGTTGCTTGATGTAATTTAATATCTTTTTATTATAAGTTCAGAAATGTTGGCCagatttataaactacgcaagatcACAAgtacgcaagaaacgcaaaaaGAAAAGAGTTCAATGACTGGCGTTTCAAATACTGTTCATAAACTATGCAACCATTTGCCAAATTTCAACTTCATGAGGTTTGACTTGTGTTTTTGCCTGTCGTTATTAAAGTGAACAGGTCCAAAAACTTTGCATACAAACAAACAATGTTGTCTTTAGTATTTACAGCACATTTTTACTTGTTTAAACTTTCACTaagttaaaagaaaataacacttttaaattcaattattgataatttcataatttttcagtaataaaaatgatatatcAAAAGATGCCAGGAGAGgaaatttgttttcaaatgttttgCAGCCTCAATTTGTACGGTTGGACATCCTGTGACTTTCGTGCTTCATAAACGACCCGGATTATTCTGCGTTGGTTACGTGTTGCGAAGATGGTGTCCcatgcgtagtttataaacccagcctaagGGTTCATTGTGTCAGTGAGGCCGAAAAACCCATCTATTGTTATAGTAGCCACagtggctgtttttttttatgattgacTTTCATCTTATGTGTGCTGTGAGAAAACTGTTAACaaattttgtgacataaaaaGCTTGTTAAAGGGAAGTTTTTGTCGGTTATTTTGAGGGAACGTAAAAATGATAATTGTACAAATTGTAATATGTTAccatgttttgttttaaaataagaaaaaactCTTCTTTAATTGTGTTTCTTATTTGTAGTAGATTAATAAATAGGAAACTTCTCTATCCTGAAACTTAACATTAACCTCATGTTCAATTCTTTAAACAGTAACATGCTTGATAACATtgattaaatatgattttattacaaatttattctgAAGTTATCTTGGAAGTTGTCTTCTAAATATGTAAAACATACAGAATGTCACCAAAGTCAGTTTCTCTTTGCTATGCAACCAAGCAAGGGATCAGAAATATGACTTTGAGACGTGCTGATATGATTCTAGCTAAATAAGTAGAGATTGTGGATAAATACATAtggttatataaattataaaattgaagTAGCCGCAGGTACTTCACAAAGACGAGAGATTTGATATTCATAAAATGGAAATAGTTAAATCTGTGGAAagccaaaaaaatattaagtgctgCAGTTTACTCaccaggtttataaactacacaagaacACGAGTAAGCAAGAAACGCAAAAAGAAAAGAGTTCAACAATGTTTTCAAATACTGTTCACAAACTACGCAACCATCAGCCAAATTTCAACTTCATGATCTTCGACTTGCGTTTCTGCCGGTCGTATTAGGAATGGTGTGTgttaaaaaactttaatatataGGTGCAGAGGCTATGTGCAtagtttaaatcaaattattgacaatatCATCATTTTTTCGTGATAAACATGAATTATCAAAATATGCCAGGGGAGGAAATTTGTTTTCAAATGGTTTACAGGTCCAGTTTGTACGGTTGCACATGTCTCGCAGCAGTTTCCAGTGTGACGGACCGGCACACACATCTTAGGTGGAGATAAACTGGGAAAATTACCATGAGCAAAGCATTAATCACTAAGGGCCATGCTGCAATTAGACATCTGTGTCCTCTTCAACTATCTGACAGTGTAAGAGAGTGCTACAGTCGACTAAAGCATATGGTTTACACGATAATTCAAAGAGGTCACCATGGTAGATTACAGTACATATTTTGAACAAGGGCCATAGAGTGAAACTAAGGTCCTGGGGAGAAAATAATATTGTTTGGCTTCTTATCTATTGTTTAATGTTCAACTTTTATAACTCCCACAACTAAAATCTAAAGACTAAACTACACTGTGACAATAACTTTAAAAGGGATCTGTGTGTAACACATTACCAGAACTTGTAACAGGTTGTCTTATGATTCTATTTGCAATAGAGTAGTAATTTTTGTCTTACAAGGTTCAcctaagcattaaaaaaatctctGAACCAACCAGGGCTCCCCTGGTCCCAGGACCTGCCCCACCCTCTTGAGGGGCCTGTTCAAGACCATCAGTGAGACATAGAGCAGCATGGTGCCATGATTGAACTCGCGAGAATAACTTTCTGCGACCAATCTTGGCAGGTAAGAATTTAAAGAGATAATTAtgaatgaaatttatttattggcTCCCTTAAAGGCAAAATGAGTTTGATTCCTGGTACAACCCTTACAGTTCAAATGTAGTTTTCTCAGGACTACTGCTGCCCCATCAACTCATTCATTCAATGCTCAATTAATCTCATATCCTCTAATAGCCCTGACGTTGCCAAGCCTTCATTTTTAGCCTAGATATTAAGTGTAATTAAACAAGTTTCTGGATCTTGATTGTtggcatttaatttctttgtacctaattgttttttttttttatcgtatatctagtattttaatgtaaattattataataaagaaAGGAATAGGATTGTTTTGTGCTACAAAGctgtatatttttcaaaatatttttaattagtgtAATTTGCGTTATAAAGTTTTGATATGAACTAGATACATGATATGAAACATTGTCCCCGGGATcaattttcatataaaatatttaattgtattttcatataaaatattaaagtaaaactatactataacaaaattaattgtttgtgataatttttatttaaaaacttaggTATAAACAGGATATACAATAAAGAAAAATTACcactttatttcaaaaattattataattttaatggcaATTTTTTTCGTCAGAGTAACTCACTTTATCACGCATTATTTTGCAAATAGAATACTCTACCAGTTCATGCCAACAAAATCAAGTCTAAAATCATAATCAAGAACACATTTtatgaataataatatttttttttttaaataaactacatAACTAGTCTTCTAAACGTGTACCAATATCTAGGGCATAGATAGGGTCACtctacatttattattatttaacaattgGTGATGGAAGAGCCTTCCATAATTAAGAGCGATTGATTGCTGACACTTTTGGGGGCTGTTTTAAAAAGTACCAACCAGTAAAAATTGATTACGGCTAAAATACTCTTTTTGTTCAGGAAAATAATGTAAGTTAACACTTAGAGAAGGCATTTAAAGGGAAAAGTTAGTAACTGAAAGAAGCctttataaaattaccaattttcaTCGTTTGATATTGAAGTTTTTACCTTCGTTAATACACTAATCATAAATAAGAACTTGAACGAAAACAACTGGTAGAACCTccaataatgttatttataaaccgttccttaaatatataattgtagcctaaaaacttttaaaacaatgGTTAAAACCAAGAAggtgtattttaaatgttatcTTACCTCTGTTTAAAAATAGTTATCTAATTTAagcaaatatatgtgtttaaggAATATGATAATTTTTACGTTTAAATTGTTGCTTTTTGCTAAAAGAGTGTACTCGACGGCCATGCaaataaaaagggtaaaaaaataaatgttgataAATAAGCTAGTTGAGAGGTTAAGAGGTTGGAAACTCgttaaaatatcaatttatttttagaaagAACTGTCAGGTATATATTTGAATACCTAGCGGTCGCATTGATTTTGGTTTGTATAGATTGTTGGAACTCGGGTAACTGTTTGAGCGAGTGCGAGATGGCCTCGTTGCTGCTGGCGTGCCCCCTGTGCGCGCAGCCGGGCTTCCAGTCGCTGGACGCCCTGAGGGACGGCCTGGTCAGCGCCGCCTCGCGACACGTGGTCTGCCCCGTGTGCGGGGACGCGCTGCCCGGCCTGGACAAGTTCACGCTGCACCTGTTCAGCCACGCGCGGCGGGCCGACGGCGCCACGCAGACCGACGAGTCGCTCCACGGCTTCGCGCGCCTCGATGCTCCGCGCGTCGCCCCGTTCCCGCCGGCGCGTGACCGCAGCTGTCTCGGCGAGAACTTGTTCTCGGAACGAGTTCCACGTAGAGGTGATGGGGAACTGGAAATGGACAGAAACGTCGTCGATGGAAAGGAAGAGGTTGACGAGAACTACCGGATTCCCTCGGGCGTGGCAGATGCCCGGTTGCATGTGCGCCAAGACGGCAGCAGCGCTCCTGAACTCGTCGCCGGGCCGGTTGGCACCGCGGCGAGGTTCGTGGCCGACCCAGAAGGTGCCCTGCTCGAGGACTCGAAGCCCGCGGGCAGGCGAGAGGAGCAGTTGTGTCGGTGCGGCGTGTGTGGCTTCTGCTTCTCGGAGCCGCAGATACTGGCGATGCACCAGCAGCTGGTGCACCCGAGACGTCCGGACGGGGACGCCTCCGAGAACCAGCCCGATGACAAGCGACAGCACGCGTGTCACTTGTGCTCCAAGTCCTTCAAGATGCGTGGCAGTCTCATGGTCCACTTGCGAGTCGCTCATAGCGGAAGCAGCATGGGTGAGACACCACCCACCGCCCCTTGTGATCACAACCCCTTGTTTTATCTGTTCGGAGGGAATTGTTTAAAGGAACTTTTACaaccaacattttttaaaaatttatttttcagtactgCTTTTATTGTCTTATTATTGCGCTAAACTTTGTTTTTCAAGTTCTTCTGGATTCTTACCTGTACTTGGTAGTCGGGCTCGGGATAGCAATGATCACCAAATAAATTGTGGAGTAAtaaccattaaaattattatttacagcaattttaataatttcccaccaatatttacttttttttttaatcttgtagATACACAACACAATTTTCCTTGACATCGAAGCCCTTTAGAATTACCAAAATTTCCAGAATTAAGTgggggtaaaaaaaaactcttttttgagatttcatattttgttctgattttattatgattttattatttttttttaatgaccaaaaggTGCCTTTCTTTTATATTCGTTATTAATACCTAGTTAGCCATGTAGCCTATTGGATAAAGCTGCACTACAAAATGCAGACAGTTAACTTTAATGGAGAACAAAATATGTCACTGcatgaattctttaaaatattgtattaaatatccAATATTACACATTCTCACAGTAACGGCTTTGAAAACTCATTATAAAATACTACATTACCCAGCAAACCAATTTTAATTCATCTCTTTGctggggaaaataaaaaaaatcattatctttgaaagattcgtTCAATGGGAGTGGATGACTTGATATAAgcttttgggcatacgccattgctaaacacatgtatgtctgtagaagaaaactacaaaaaccgaAAGACAAACgcacaaaataagcaaaaaaaatcattgttaatagtagttagaaaaaaaatatttctgttggTGAATTTGTGAAGAAACGATAAATTTGTACTGTATAAATGCATTTGAGGTTTACAAACGGTAAAGTTCCCGTTATCAGGTCCTTAAAGCCTTCCTGTGTCTCGTGAATGCTGTGTGATTGCTGACGAAGGTTTGTTCACATCCTTGACAGGGAAGGGGCAGCCCCACAAAACTGAGCCAGCGTCGTCGACTGAAGAGAAGAGGTTTGCGTGTCCCTCTTGCTCGAAGACGTTCAAGAAGGTGAGTGCGTGCTGTGCTTCGTGCATCGTGCGTTGAGCACAAGTTCCGTTCAGAAACAACACGACTAAAGACATGAGTCTATCGTGAGGACTGTCAAATCATTTTGGCATTGTGAATCTGAAATACTTCGTTTCTTAGAAGCAAAGCCTATACAGCATTGAAAATAAACCACATttttattacctaattttttttttgttggtcctaTAGTTGTAGACTaacagtatattttatttattgtcccAAATTGAGCAATATGTGTTTTGAATTCCTTTTTTTGAAAATGTGTGTAGATATTTATagcatcaaataaaaatattaatagacGATAACTTATTTACATGCCATGTGCGTCTTTAgtaacaaatgtaatttttttttaaaccacaaacATGGTTACATCGCcaaattttcttgaaaatatttctACCTTGATTCTGTATTGTACAATAATacactattctttttttttttttttaaatacattaggaATCTACATCTTAATTTTTATACACATGTAATTCACATAACTTGCAAGGTAAAACTAAATAGTGTTGTGCATTAAAGtcataaattaaaaagtatgatgACCTGCCTAATTAGTTAACCCCAACGTGAAGCGTAACGAGTGAGAGTTGAGTTGTTGGCGATCATTGAAAGAGAGGTTGAGAGCATGCACAAAGCTCTCCAGGATTAAAAACACTAACGTAACACAAGTAAAGACTGAATATGTCATTTACAGCAACTTAGCTGCACAAGATTACAGAGAGATTATTTCAGAAGGACTCTTGTAATCCTTACTgagctacaataatgtatttcctcccctTTACATACCAACATGCCTCATACGCAGCAGcagcaggaattgtgtttccgaGTAGTCTATAATTAATGCCGGTTTGTACTCGTGgtactgtaagcatgtctttcatacaaacttgacatgtgtgtttcattgaACTAATAACAATTTCTATGTATAAACATTGGAGTTCTAAAATTCTAATATTCCCTGAAattttagtgtgacaatcaattttcttttaaaattcaactttAAAGAAAccttaatctataaaaaaaatgatgtaatgaTTGAGCTGGACCTGCTCCGTCACTGAATCCTGACCTCCACCTTGGTGAGAGGATGGAGTGTTTGTCAGCATGTGTTACACAAAGCAACGGTGCAGTGAATGTTGCCTCAGAGTTGTGCCTGCAAGCATGGTGCAGTTCTACCTTCTGGAAATATTTGGAAAGTGTGTGAAGCCTGAACCAGTTTGTGAAATGTAGTTTATTTGGAAAGTAGCGAAGGTACAGCCAGGGGAATCGTGGTTGAATGGCTGAGCACGAAGGGGCTGTCCAGAGCTCTGGTGGATGACTCGTACCGAGGACCAACTAAGAGCTGACACTTGAGAGTCGCTGCAGCACGCGTGTTGTAGAAGTTAACTGCCCGTTATCTACTGCCACCCCAGTTGAAATGCAGCTAGGGTTACCAGCAGTCCTGAATAGTTCAGGAATACTGTATTTACCCGCATATGGATCGCAGATTTTATGCCGttgttttgtttgataaaatGTACTGCGATCCATATGCGAAAATTTCCATTTtgggtaaaaaagaaaaaaaaatctacatgcaCTGTTGTAGTTGACTATGTGCTTAAATAACTAATCTGTgttgttggtttttaataaatatgttacaaGTAAGTGGCAGTGCGTGTAAAGCATCATGAATGGCCGGTGCTGGTAAGTGACTAAGTGACGAGGTTGCTGCTGCGCTGACCTCGGCGAGAGGCAGAATATAAACATAAACCAGCGGGAGAGTGCCTGTGGCCATGCAGCAGTGTTTAATGGTTATCCCTCCGTCGCTGTAAATGTCCGTGAACTGGCACCGTACACaatcatatttatatatatctcgacaggtttttgtgttcgtctgtgctgtcattgttgtgttgtccagggtcttgttgcaactgtctcattgtgagcccattgcaagaatcattcaaagaactggATGTGACAGTCGACGTCAATGGGTATTGTCACAATGTAGTTAACTAACCATCCAGCTTGATAGCATTAATCGTTAATTAGCaaacaaataattttctattattttcaacatttaaaacaattttgcttGATAAATTTAGTTGGTTTAAAAGTAATGATGCTCTCTTGTTGTCTCTTACGTTCCACTAAGAGTGAGCCGACATGGCTGTTGGAGTGAGTGAAAGCTGAAGGGGAGAAGGGGAGGTGTATAGGGACAATGAGGACTGAAGGTGGGCCGTGTGTCTAGGAACACCAGCTGGGGCAGCACCTGAAGACTCACGAGGGCAAGCAGTGGGAGTGCGACATCTGCTGCAAGCTCTTCACCACCAAGTACTTCCTCAAGAAGCACAAGCGTCTCCACACAGGTTCGTCCCTGCCGCGTTCTGATACTCTCACGCTCCTTTTCAAATATCACTGCTGGATTGATCCTGATACTCTCACGCTCCTTTTCAAATATCACTGCTGGATTGCTCCTGATACTCTCACGCTCCTTTTCAAATATCACTGCTGGATTGCTCCTGATACTCTCACGCTCCTTTTCAAATATCACTGCTGGATTGCTCCTGATACTCTCACGCTCCTTTTCAAATATCACTGCTGGATTGCTCCTGATACTCTCACGCTCCTTTTCAAATATCTCTGCTGGATTGCTCCTGATACTCTCACGCTCCTTTTCAAATATCTCTGCTGGATTGCTCCTGATTCTCTCACGCTCCTTTTCAAATATCACTGCTGGATTGGATTaggtgaaggtaaagtacagagcAATCTGTTTTGTACTGCAAAATTTCCAATACACCACATTGTCACATTATTGGTGGTATCTGGGGTTGTTATTCACCATGGCGGACACACTGAAGGGGGAACACGTCGTGTGACGCAGGGGAAATGCCGTACGCTTGCGGCGTGTGTGGCAAGACCTTCACCTTCCAGCAGTCCTACCACAAGCACCTGCTGTACCACAGCGACGACAAGCCCCACGTGTGCTCGCACTGCGAGCGTGCCTTCAAGGAGCTGTCCACGTTGCACAACCACCAGCGCATCCACACCGGGGAGAAGCCCTTCGCCTGCGAGACCTGTGGTGCGACCCTAGCCTCCCCCGACCCTCTGCTTCACACGCCGCCCCCCGTCCCTGTTCAGGCCGACGACCTCGAAACTAGGAGACACTTTTGatgtgacaatgtctaataaatcgatgaacgccggctgcacgcacaaaaaagttttccattacgctcattgtcccgttgcgttgtgtcccgttacacacattgttccgttacgctgtgtcccgttacacactttgttccattacgctgtgtcccgttacgctcattgtacgcttgcgccgcatctatctctcttccactcgactgtttataaagtgaagtgaaaagttaatgtggttttcattgcttattacaacaacaatttctgcaataaaggttaattattcttgcattttacaaAATCTGATTacttagtataatttcaagtatttattatttcattattaaaattaaaatgattcaattttattcataaaagtatgaaatcatttcatcaatgttttcttcagatgttgtcacgttaaactatcgtccgtaaaccgactttacagacaaacaattttcttAACAACAGTTTTATCAgtaacaacttttaaaaattgaattaatttagaTCTATTGATTACGTTACCGACAGAACGTTGCAACCCTTTCGTTTGTAATCTTGTTTCAAAATAATTCAGTACACATAATCGAGAAAACTGAAGTTTGAACTCAATTGCATCatgataagttaatttttttaaagtttttaacaaGTTCTCAATTCTGTTTTCTTGCTTGGTTGGCTTTAATAATATTGCACTTGAcctaaaaacataataaaatataaccTTTTATAGATATTTTACTGTCTATTAATTTTCTTAATCCCTTGAAAAACTTCTGGTCAgctttactaatatttttttttattcactgtacagtatttattttctaattacaaATGTTAAACATAGGTAATTATTTTGCATTAAATGCTCACAGTGCATGTGTGTATAATTGTGACTCCATTTTTTTCCCTTTGAGGTTGCGATTATAGTCCGACACTTGTTTTTGAGATTGCtgaaatcagcaaaaaaaataagCACTATATTCAGACCAATACGGTTCATACATTTGAGCAAACTTACGCAATGTACGTATTTATATTATAGCTTTATGGAGTTATATTATATTCAAGTTCATAGATGACAATAATTTGAGCATACTGAAAGTTTTCCTGAATAGAAGGTTATTTCTAACTAAATGTCATTTTCAGATTATATTTACTTAACTTTTAAGGTTTTATTGTGTTTAGTTTGATATGGTGTTCAGATATGttgctgaaaaataaatatttataaggcTATCATTTGGTTACATATTACCAACGAATTCACTTTTTGTTGTAACGTGCTGCTGTGCTCAATATGAAAgttcgtctaaagaacaaatctagattggccgtggaagcgctaggcagaaacagtactaaacacattacccataggggcacagtGCACGcacaacaaatttaaaattaacctccctgacagtaggaaaggttacgtggattgtggtttcaagtagcagcaaatgaaaacactcctatggtttggtttcattagaggcttttactgttgattagtagtttagtatcttttcattgccggattcttacatttgaaaatatcttacggcattacagccattacaaacaaaactggtaacaatgtcagattcttatttttgatacattacattgagtacactaacgaataaaattaaaaaaaagggggggggcgggggaacatcatttcatgctatactaagttcaactgtttaggaacattgagctcgcaggctcaaaaaacaaatatatgtgtttaaaatacaatattttataataataaggaaaacgtcctaaaactggcggagttataaagctgttcttcacttctttttgaggggtgccgaaagatggagggagactccgttatagaggctcacgagttacatgttgaggtgcaaaatgtggcgccggaactgggccaccatcttgaactggtctggggtccttgaagcactctggaattcttgagtactctgggattctggaaccctctgggattctggaaccctgcc contains the following coding sequences:
- the LOC134532153 gene encoding zinc finger protein 184-like → MASLLLACPLCAQPGFQSLDALRDGLVSAASRHVVCPVCGDALPGLDKFTLHLFSHARRADGATQTDESLHGFARLDAPRVAPFPPARDRSCLGENLFSERVPRRGDGELEMDRNVVDGKEEVDENYRIPSGVADARLHVRQDGSSAPELVAGPVGTAARFVADPEGALLEDSKPAGRREEQLCRCGVCGFCFSEPQILAMHQQLVHPRRPDGDASENQPDDKRQHACHLCSKSFKMRGSLMVHLRVAHSGSSMGKGQPHKTEPASSTEEKRFACPSCSKTFKKEHQLGQHLKTHEGKQWECDICCKLFTTKYFLKKHKRLHTGEMPYACGVCGKTFTFQQSYHKHLLYHSDDKPHVCSHCERAFKELSTLHNHQRIHTGEKPFACETCGKCFRQRVSYLVHRRIHTGAMPYKCSACDRSFRYKVSQRTHKCTSATPGVLVRQPGALVARLQHQAPPQASGETGGDRSSSAETQDQARGAAAASTGPPRELGFPSSLGDACNAGGLPRLANTEAAGRKAMHLPATSTRDDSSPAGCLVGDEPRGPRGGGSENTAAEQNRLFVETSDFFSMVMSPCLLSPSERLRYLSLSPPPDTRATAGGGEAPCPGEVAGGPGALETINEESLRLLLYGPSTS